The window GCAAATCGCGCCAGAGACGACATCAAGGCATACCTCGAGCTACATATTGAGCAGGGCCCGGTGCTGGAGCAGTTGGGGTTGCCGCTGGGTATAGTTACTGCTATCGCAGGAGCAAGGCGGTTTCGTTTCACTCTGAAAGGGCTGGCGGGTCACGCGGGTACAGTTCCCATGTCGATGCGCCGTGACCCGCTCACTGCTGCGGCCAAAATTCTGACCGAAATAGAAAATCTGGCGATAGCTAACAGCGTGGTCGCAACGGTCGGCAAGCTGGAGGTGCGTCCCGCAGCCGTTAATGTGATTCCTGGCGAGTGTGTTTTTACCCTCGATATTCGCAGCAGTGAAGACGCGGTACGTGATAAAACCGTATCCGCCATTTTCGCTGTAGCGGAGGCGTTTTGCGAGTCCAGCGGAATTCACTTGGACACGGAAGAATTTCATCACGCCGATGCCGTTGAGTGCGCGGCTTGGCTGCAAACTAAAATCGAACAGAGCCTGCGTGAGGTTGATTTGCCGGTTCACTCCCTGATGAGTGGAGCAGGTCACGATGCCATGATATTTGGCGGAGTGTTTGATATTGCCATGCTGTTTGTCCGCTGTGAAAAGGGCATAAGCCATAATCCCGCAGAGGCGGTCGATGTTGCCGACGTTAAAGCGGGTCTTCAGGGGTTTGCTCGCCTGTTGGGAAATATTTAATGAACCTGTACTGCAAAGAGTATTAATCCGAGCCGCTGCTCATTAATATTCATCCCGGACGAGACATGTCCCCGCTGTAGGTTTGATCGGGTAAATCGACGGGTATTTGCGACGATTTTTCAACGCGCAAAATGACCCAATCAAAAGCATGGGCTAGTTAAGTAAATCTCTCTAGATGATTACACTATGGCTGGATCGTGCTCGAACGGTGCATTGCGCGTGCATCTTTTGACTTTACAAAGGCGGCAAGGTACCTGGCTTGTCGCACCAATATACAAAGTGTCGCCATAATTTTTCTGTTTCTATCTGCTAGCAACTTTTTATTGTCGGAGGGTTTGCCAGCCTCCGCTTATTTTTACAGCGCTTAGCCCAAATCGTGGTGCTTTTTATCCGCTCTTCTATCCCTGTTCAACACTAACGTTGTTCCTCTTCTATATCAGCAATGACGTTTGTGCTATTTTCGACATCTCCTCGTGATATACACGGTTTCGAGACCCAGCTAATTATAAACCTAGTGGTGTAAAGTGCTTCTATGAGCAGAAATAAAGTCGCAATAATTACTGGTGGTAGTCGCGGGATAGGAGCTGAAACTGCAAAACTGCTAGCGCTGAATGGATATGCGGTCTGTGTGAATTATCTACAAGATGACGCTGCTGCACAGTCCCTAAAACGAGAGATTTCGGACATGGACGTAAAGTGCATCGCGGTTAAAGCCGATGTTTCCCGTTTCAGCGATGTGTCCAGGCTGTTTGAAACAGTGGACAAGGAGTTGGGGAGTCTTTCTGTGCTGGTGAATAACGCTGGCATTCTCAGACAGCAATGCCGGTTGGACGAGATTTCGGAAGATCGGTTTAGTGAAGTGTTAAGGGT of the Teredinibacter turnerae T7901 genome contains:
- a CDS encoding allantoate amidohydrolase, whose product is MSEQEVFRRPSESAFQQAALRVYDRCESLASVSCLPNGVGRYYLTPEHAACNQRVLAWMSEAGMETWIDAAGNCWGRWACDNPDAQTVILGSHLDTVAMAGKYDGILGVLSAIEVVELLKAEGVTLPYHIDVVGFGDEEGVRFGTTLLGSAAVAGRWQNDWFNLTDENGVTLAEAFRQFGLTPEEIGSANRARDDIKAYLELHIEQGPVLEQLGLPLGIVTAIAGARRFRFTLKGLAGHAGTVPMSMRRDPLTAAAKILTEIENLAIANSVVATVGKLEVRPAAVNVIPGECVFTLDIRSSEDAVRDKTVSAIFAVAEAFCESSGIHLDTEEFHHADAVECAAWLQTKIEQSLREVDLPVHSLMSGAGHDAMIFGGVFDIAMLFVRCEKGISHNPAEAVDVADVKAGLQGFARLLGNI